The sequence below is a genomic window from Variovorax paradoxus.
GGCGATGCAGGCCTGGGTGAGCAGGTTCAGGTAGTAAGGGTTATGCAGCACCGCCGGAGCCACTGCGGCGACAACAACCAGGAGAGCGAGCAGCAAAGATTTCATGTCGCCACCCGTCCGAACAGGCCGCGAGGGCGCAGAGCGAGGATCGCAACCATCGGGACAAAAAGCACGACATAAGCCAGTTCCGGGAAAGCGACCTGGCCCACGCTGTAGATGGCCCCGATGACAAAGCTTCCTACGAGCGCACCCACCAAGCTGCCCATGCCACCCAGGATGACCACGGCCAACGCCAGGGGCAGCATCTCGTGGTCCATACCAGGCGAGACGGAAAGGATGGGAGAGGCCAAGACTCCTCCCATGCCCGCCAGCGCACAGCCCAGTGCGAAGACCGCAGTGAAAAGGGTCGATGCCGGCACGCCGATGCCGCGAGCCATCTGCAGATCGTCGACGCTGGCACGGATGCTCACGCCGATTCGCGTTCGGTTAAGCAGTGCCCACAAGATCAGTGCGCTGAGCAGACCAAAAGCAATGAGGGCCAGCCGATAGGTTGGGAACATGGCGATCCCGAGCGAGGTGCCGCCGGACAGCAGTGGCGGCGCGCTGACCGTGCGCGGATCGCCGCCCCAGTACCAGAGGCAGCCGTCGGCGACGACGAAGGCGACGCCCAGGGTGGCCAGTACCTGCGCCAGGGGCTGACCGGCAAGGCGCCGCAGGAGGGTGCGTTCGATCATGGCGCCCAGCACGCTCACGGCAAGCGCACCGACGACAACCGCCACCAGGAAGCTGTTGCTTCGTGCCATCACCTCGACACCGACATAGGCCCCGAGCATGAAGAGTGCGCCATGTGCGAAGTTGGCCACGCGCATGAGCCCAAAGATGAGGGAGAAACCGCTGGACAGGATGAACAACACCCCGCCCATTGCCAAGCTGTTGAGCGTTTGCGTGATCAGCAGGGACGACGACATGGATCGATCACTTTCCGAGGTTCTTTGCGACCGGAAAATCGCGGGAGTACACCGGGTTGGCCAGGAACTCCGCCGTCTTGTACGTCCAGAACTGGCTGACTGCGGGGTAGGTTTTGATGACGGTGTTCACCAGCTTTCCGTCGCGCTTTTCCAGCCGGCGGATGTGGATGTCCAGCACCGGATTTCCCAAGGCATCGAGGTTCACCTTGCCGCGCGGATCAGTTGTGACCTGTACGTTCCTCAGCGCCTGCATGAAAGCGGCCTTGTCTTCAACGCGCCCCTTCACGGCGACCATTGCGGCCTCGAGCATCAACGCCGCGCCATATGCGCCGGTCGCGTAGTAGCCAGGCTCCTGTTGATAGGTGCGCAGCATCCCGTCTGCATACGCGCGATTCGCGGGGTTGTTGAGTGAAGCGGCGTACCAGCCGGAAGAAATCACGCCAAGCGCCTCGTCGCCGGTTGACTTGAAATTGCCTTCGTCCACGGTTGTCATGGCGCCCAGCACGGGAATCTTTCCCTTGAGCCCATATTCGTTGTATTGCTTCATGAACTTCACGCCGTTGGCGCCGGCAAACACCGCGTAAACAGCGTCGACGTTCTGCGTGAGCTGGCCTATGTAGTTGCCGTAATCAGGCGCATTAAGAGGCGGCCACAGCTTCTGCACCACCATGCCGCCGTTGTCCTCGAAGGTGCGTTGGAAGCCGGCTGCCACCTCATGGCCGTAGGCAAGGTCATCGCCAATGATCGCAACGCGCCTGTAGTTCAGCGTCTTGGCAGCGTACTCGCCCAGCGGATGGCTCTGCTGGGAAGAACTCGCAACAGCACGCACGAACCAGGGATTGGGCTTTCGTTGCGTCATGTCGTCTGCGGCGGCCGACGGCGAGATGATCGGTGTCTCTGACTTTCGGATGTAGTCGTCGAGAGCCAGTGCCTCGAACGCCGCCAGGGGCCCGATGATGGCGTGCACCTTGTGCTTCTCGACCAGTTCCTGGGCCTTGGATTTTGCGATCGCGGGCGTGCCTGCGGTGTCGATAGAAATCAGCTCGACCTTGCGCCCGGCAATCGTCGAATTGCGCTCCTTCAGGAACAGGCGCAGTGCGTCGTCCATCTGCTTGCCGCCTGATGCCAATGGTCCTGTGCGCACGGTCATGAAACCCAGCCGTACCGCTTCCTGCCCCAAGGCGGTTTGCGCGGAAAAGATCAGCGCCGCCGCAAGACATATCGACGTCGAAGCTGGCCGCACGGGGGGAAGTGGTTTGAGTGGTTGCACGAAGAGTCTCCTGGTTGGCTTGTTTTGATCGACCTGTTATTAACCGTTTGGCCAATAGTAGAGGTATTTGATCAGGTCGGTTCCGGGGATTTTCCCCAATACACAAATATGAAGACGACGGAATCGT
It includes:
- a CDS encoding branched-chain amino acid ABC transporter permease, whose product is MSSSLLITQTLNSLAMGGVLFILSSGFSLIFGLMRVANFAHGALFMLGAYVGVEVMARSNSFLVAVVVGALAVSVLGAMIERTLLRRLAGQPLAQVLATLGVAFVVADGCLWYWGGDPRTVSAPPLLSGGTSLGIAMFPTYRLALIAFGLLSALILWALLNRTRIGVSIRASVDDLQMARGIGVPASTLFTAVFALGCALAGMGGVLASPILSVSPGMDHEMLPLALAVVILGGMGSLVGALVGSFVIGAIYSVGQVAFPELAYVVLFVPMVAILALRPRGLFGRVAT
- a CDS encoding ABC transporter substrate-binding protein — encoded protein: MTVRTGPLASGGKQMDDALRLFLKERNSTIAGRKVELISIDTAGTPAIAKSKAQELVEKHKVHAIIGPLAAFEALALDDYIRKSETPIISPSAAADDMTQRKPNPWFVRAVASSSQQSHPLGEYAAKTLNYRRVAIIGDDLAYGHEVAAGFQRTFEDNGGMVVQKLWPPLNAPDYGNYIGQLTQNVDAVYAVFAGANGVKFMKQYNEYGLKGKIPVLGAMTTVDEGNFKSTGDEALGVISSGWYAASLNNPANRAYADGMLRTYQQEPGYYATGAYGAALMLEAAMVAVKGRVEDKAAFMQALRNVQVTTDPRGKVNLDALGNPVLDIHIRRLEKRDGKLVNTVIKTYPAVSQFWTYKTAEFLANPVYSRDFPVAKNLGK